Proteins from a single region of Bacteroidales bacterium:
- the dnaG gene encoding DNA primase produces the protein MIRREDIARIMDAVRIEEVIGEYMSLKKRGSNLVGLCPFHNEKTPSFSVSPSLNIFKCFGCGKAGNAVYFLMEYEKYSYPEALRFLAKKFNIDIVEEEVDDEYKERKTEEEQAYFIHDFANKWFIKQLWETQEGEAVALNYFHERGLSDAIIKKFGLGYSPQAFSAFAEHAKSHGFSKDILVKNGLINDSGNDRFRDRIIFPIYSVSGRVIAFGGRTLHSDKKIAKYVNSPETVIYHKSNVLYGVHLAKTSIISQNECYLVEGYMDVIAMHQAGINNVVASSGTSLTIEQIRMIRRYTSNVCMLYDGDIAGIKASFRAIDMLLAEGLDVRVALFPDNEDPDSYSRKYSAQALIDFLKNNKKSFVIFKAEVLFEEAGSDTLKKATAIKDIVQSIAEIPDAISRSLLISECSKLFNLQEKTLIFELNKILNKKVKKEQPEYDFVNEEVDEDTHSQKNVFTTTNRQEDAEKNLIRIILQFGNKTLSFKNKDEKINFEEIIEKSVAEYIFEELEADNMKVITPELSSLYDICKTQFETNGQVNYNTVFNLLNPEQANIVANLLNTQYSLSPNWEKRHGIFISHAGNDNSTLVNFVDHAILEFKHLIINKEMEKIRKKLQEPMSEEDSIILVHQYQILKTIDIEIEKRVRKRVINK, from the coding sequence TGATTGGAGAATATATGTCGCTTAAAAAACGAGGCTCCAATCTTGTTGGTCTATGTCCTTTTCATAATGAAAAAACGCCATCATTCAGCGTTTCACCATCATTAAATATATTCAAATGTTTTGGTTGCGGAAAAGCTGGAAACGCTGTCTATTTTTTAATGGAATATGAAAAATATTCCTATCCAGAAGCATTAAGATTTTTAGCAAAAAAATTCAACATTGATATTGTTGAGGAAGAAGTTGACGACGAATACAAAGAAAGAAAAACCGAAGAAGAACAAGCTTATTTCATACACGATTTCGCAAACAAATGGTTTATCAAGCAATTATGGGAAACTCAAGAAGGTGAGGCTGTTGCTTTAAATTATTTTCACGAACGCGGATTAAGCGATGCTATCATAAAAAAATTCGGCTTAGGATATTCGCCTCAGGCTTTTTCAGCTTTTGCAGAACATGCAAAGAGCCATGGTTTCAGCAAAGATATTTTGGTAAAAAACGGACTTATCAATGATAGCGGAAATGACCGATTTAGAGACAGAATTATTTTTCCTATTTATAGCGTAAGCGGCAGAGTAATCGCTTTTGGAGGCAGAACCCTGCATAGCGATAAAAAAATTGCCAAATACGTAAATTCTCCAGAAACAGTAATATATCACAAAAGCAACGTTTTATATGGAGTTCACTTAGCCAAAACCAGTATTATTAGCCAAAATGAATGCTACTTAGTAGAAGGCTATATGGACGTAATTGCGATGCATCAAGCAGGAATTAATAATGTTGTCGCTTCAAGCGGAACTAGCCTTACTATTGAGCAAATACGAATGATACGCCGCTACACATCAAACGTTTGCATGCTTTATGACGGAGATATAGCTGGTATTAAAGCTTCTTTCAGGGCTATAGACATGCTGCTTGCTGAAGGGCTCGATGTTAGAGTTGCCCTATTCCCCGACAATGAAGACCCAGATTCGTATTCAAGAAAATATTCTGCTCAAGCTCTTATTGATTTTCTGAAAAACAATAAAAAATCATTTGTTATTTTCAAAGCCGAAGTTCTATTTGAAGAAGCTGGTTCCGACACTTTGAAAAAAGCAACCGCTATAAAAGACATTGTTCAAAGCATTGCAGAAATACCCGATGCAATTTCACGCTCTTTATTGATTTCAGAATGCTCAAAGCTATTTAATCTCCAAGAAAAAACATTAATTTTTGAATTAAATAAAATTTTAAATAAAAAAGTCAAAAAAGAGCAACCTGAATATGATTTTGTTAACGAGGAAGTTGATGAAGATACTCACAGTCAGAAAAATGTTTTTACAACAACAAACAGGCAAGAAGATGCTGAAAAAAATCTAATCCGAATTATTTTACAATTTGGAAATAAAACTCTTAGTTTCAAAAATAAAGATGAGAAAATAAACTTTGAAGAAATCATTGAAAAATCTGTTGCAGAATATATTTTCGAAGAACTCGAAGCTGATAATATGAAAGTAATAACGCCCGAGTTGAGCAGTTTGTACGACATCTGCAAAACACAATTTGAAACAAACGGACAAGTAAATTACAACACTGTTTTTAATTTGCTAAATCCAGAACAAGCAAATATCGTTGCAAACTTATTAAACACACAATATTCCTTAAGTCCAAATTGGGAAAAACGCCACGGCATCTTCATTTCTCATGCAGGGAACGACAACAGCACTCTTGTTAATTTTGTTGACCACGCAATTCTTGAATTTAAACATTTAATAATTAACAAAGAAATGGAAAAAATCAGAAAAAAGCTGCAAGAGCCTATGAGCGAAGAGGATTCAATAATTCTTGTGCATCAATATCAAATATTAAAAACAATTGATATAGAAATTGAAAAGAGAGTCAGAAAACGAGTAATTAATAAATAA